The genomic stretch CAGGACCGAAAATACAAACTGGTGCAATACCTGGACGATAACCGTTGTTTTGAATTATACCAAATACAGGTGAGCGGTAAATATTACCTCTATTACAGGACAGGCATCCGCACCGGGAATGAAGGAGAAAAAATAATTATCAAGCCCCGGTATGAACTTAACGGCAACAATGACGGCAACCGGAAGCTATAACCCGGCTTTTGATAATTTACAAAAACAGAAATAATTGAAAAAGATAAAATCAAAACAAGAAAAGGCCATGCATGGGCACAGTTATTACGTTTGGCGTGCCCGCAAATAAAAGTCCTGGCATACCTGGCATCAGTATGACCATACCGATAGGCGAATGATGTGGTTTATCATATCACATGAAAACGGAATTGGGTATTGATTTGAAAAAAAAATAAAACTAAAATCATGAAAAAAAACATTCTATTATTTGTTTTAGTCCTATCAGTTCATGCAGTAACTGAAGCACAGCAAAATGATCTGCTGCTGACCAAAACCAAATCTCCCGTACAACTGAATGCAGTATTACGGGGAAACACATACATAAGGAATCAATACCCTGCTTTCAGAAACACCCCAATAAAAGATTACGATTATTACAACCGCAAGAGCAGGACCCTGCGAATCACCGGCCTTTCTCTGCTCGGCGCTGGTCTTGTTCTTGGGCTGTCAGGTTTACTTGTTGCCAGCAATGATAATTATACTGATTATGAAGGAAGGGATAGAACGATCCGAACCTTATTCGTGCTGAGTGCTGCCACCGGGATAGCCAGTATTCCATTGATGGTTCTGGCGCACGTGAATAAAACAAAGGCCAGGGCTTCATTATCCAGTCAGAAGACCTCTTTTGGCATTCCCGGCAAGGCAGAAAAGAATATCGTTGGACTTACATTATCGATCCCTGTCGGGAAATGATACCCTGCTCACTTTTAAAAGCATTTCTTGAAAATCGATACAACTATCCGGGATAATCGTTTTATTTTTCACTTGTTTTGGTTAACTTCATGATGAGTTGTATCAAGTATTAACGTGATGGTGGTCATCCATTTACGTGTAAAAAAAGATTTACTTTAAGGCGGTAAGATCCGTCAACAGAAACGAAAATTATGTACATGGCATCCATGCAGTTCCATATCGAAAACGGCCGGACCGGGAAACCGGAAGGGGTTGACCGGATCCCGGGCTCCATCCTGCCTGAACGCAGGGGAATTGCCATGGCCCTTTTGGTTTCCCTGGTTCTTTTGATCCTCAGCAGTTTCCCGGCAGACTGTAAAAGCCAGACCCTGAACTATAAAGTGGTCCGTAACGGCAGCGAGATCGGGTGGATGAAACTGGAGAAGACCTGTGAAGGCAATTACTGCAAGATGTTCCTGAATTCGGATATAAAATTCCGTATCCTCATACAGCTTACCGCATACGTTTTTGAGTCTGCTTATTTTTTAAACGGGAAACTTGTATATTCAAGCCAGTATCATAAATCGAACGGTAAAGTAAATGTGAACAAACAAACCCGGTTTACCGGCAATGGGTATGAAGTAATTGAAGACAATGAGTCAGCAAAATTAAACATCGGCAGTGATGTCAGTTTCAATCTCCTGAGTCTGTACTTCCGGGAGCCGGTGTCTTTAACGAAAGTGTATTGCGATAAACAACAATGCTATGCAGCCATAGAAAAAACAACAGACGGGGGGTACAGGATCCGGTTCCCGAACGGGAACAGCAATTGCTTTTACTACAGTAAAGGCATTTGCACCAAAGTAAAAATAGAGCATACATTTTATTCGGCAGAGATCATTCTTAATCCTTAATTGATGAACAGTACGGTCACTTTACTGGTTTTTACACTTTGTTTCGGAATGGCATTCCTGGCTGCCTGGATAAGCATACGGGAAAAAAGTAACCGCTTATTCAATTCAGACGGTGAACCGGCATCCAGTTCCGTTAAATTGCTGGGGGCACATATTGCGGGTATCTTCTGGCTGGGGCTGGTTCCACTATTCCTTTTTACACAAACAGCCATCCCCCTTTTAACCGGTGCTGAATTCCCGGATATGTACTGGCTGGTCTCCTTTTCGGTTGTGTTTGTATTGATAGCCCTGGCCGGTAACCGGTCTGGCCGCCAGGTACATCTCCGTTACCAAAACAGCAACCTCCTTACCGGTAAATTCGTAAACCTTTATTTCCCGGTGAGGATATTATTCCTGGCTTCATACGAATTTTTTTTCAGGGGCATTTTACTTTTTGACCTCAACAGCAGCCTTGGCATATACCCGGCCATCCTGATCTCAACGGGACTTACCGTTCTGATACATGTATTTCACGACAGAAGGGAGATGTGGGGCTGCCTGCCTTTCGGGATCATCCTGGGCGCTCTTTGCATCAGCATTCATGCGGTATGGCCAGCCATCGTGTTACACATTACCCTTTCGATGTTTTATGAGATACCCCCGGTTACCCGTTTTTTTTCCCAGTTAAAACCCACCAAATGAAAATTTTAGTCACAGGAGCTACCGGTTATGTTGGCCACAACCTCGCAAAAAAACTTGCGGAACGTGGAGACCAGGTACATGTATTGGTAAGAAATACGGCTTCAGCCAATATTCCGGTGCATGAGAATATCCGTGTATTTGCCGGCGATATAACCGACAGGCAATCCATTAACGCTGCGATCCGGGGTTGCGAACAGGTATATCATACGGCAGCGCTTGTAAAGATCTTCGCCAAAGAAAGATCCCTTTTTGAAAAGGTAAATGTGGAAGGGACAAAGAATGTATTGTCGGAAGCACTCGAAAACGGGGTTGAAAAATTCTTATTCACCAGCAGTTGTGGTGTGATCGGCCCGTCACTGGGAACGCCCATGAGTGAGAACGACCCACGCATTGTTTCTTTTGACAATGATTATGAGTTCACAAAATTCCTGGCGGAGAACGTGGTTAAGGAATTTGCGCAAAAAGGATTATTTTCAGTGATCGTTGCTCTTTCCAAAGTGTATGGGCCCGGCATCGAAACGCATCCTTTCAGTGTTAATACCGTGATAAATAAATTCATAAAGGGAATGCCTGCACTTATCCCCAGGCCGGGTGAACTGGCCACGAATTATTGTTACATCAACGACGTGGTGGAAGGGCACCTTCTGGCCATGTCCAACGGCACTTCCGGGGAGAAATATATATTGGGGGGCGAAAACATCTCGTATACAGACCTGTTTCAGAAGATCCGGTCCCTTTCCGGAACAAAGGCCAGGATCATACAGACCCCGCAGTTTTTTGTACAGGTATGGGGAGCAATGCAATGGGTACAATTTAAACTGACCAATAAAGAACCGTTTGTAACCAATAAGTCAATACGTACGATCTTCTGCAACAAGACCTTTACCAGTGAGAAGGCCATACAGCATTTGGGATACCGCCTAACCCCTATTGAAGAAGGGCTTCAGCAAACCATTCAATTCTTAAAAAACAACCATCATGCCTAACAGTAACTATTGCCTGATCACCGGAGCCAGCGAAGGGTTTGGAAAAGCCCTGGCGCTTGAATGCGCATCCAGGAAAATGAACCTGGTGCTGGTGGCCCTGCCCGGTCCTGAATTACATTCCCTGGCCGGATTCATTAAACGCAATTTCCAGGTGGATGTGGTGATCATTGAAAAAGACCTTACGGTGGAAGAGAATTGCATCTCGGTATTTAAACAGGTGGAAGAACGCAGGCTGCCGGTCAATATGCTCATCAATAATGCCGGCGTAGGAAGTACGATGATGTTCAGTGAAGGAAGCATTGATTTTTATCAAAAACAGATAAAGCTGAATGCCGTGGCCACCACCTTACTCACACACCTGTTCCTGGATACACTGAAACAGAACGGCCCATCGTATATCTTAAATGTAGGAAGCCTCAGCAGTTTCTTTTTCCTTGCCAAAAAGCAGGTGTATGGCGCAACCAAATCCTTTATTTATTTCTTCTCCAAAAGCCTGCGGAGGGAATTGCAGGCCGATAATGTACATGTGAGCGTGGTTTGCCCGGGCGGAATGAAAACCAATGCATCGGTCATTATGGTCATCAGATCGTGTAACTGGATCGGGCGGCAGTCCTTCATGAATCCCGAAGACGTTGCCCGGATCGCCATAGATGGATTACTTAAGAAAAAAGAAGAGATCATCCCCGGTCGGGTAAACCAGGCCTTCCTGCTGTTCAATAAGCTCTTGCCTGGTTTCATTAAAAAAATGCTCACCAATTACCAGATGAGAAAGTTACGGGCTGTTCCAAAAACAGAACCGGAACAACCAGCATCACAACAACCCATTGTTCAGAAAAAGATCAAAATGCATCTGCAATCTGTGGACCTTCCGCAAAACTAAAATGCATGAGACTATTCTTTACGAAACCAACGGTTCCTGTAATGTTACGATCAGGAACAATTTCATTGTGCTTATTGATGACGGTGTCATTTTTACTTAAGCCCGGTGTTATTTCTGCACAGCCCTTTGTCGATATCATAAACATTAAATACAGCAACAGCCCCAACACGGGCCTGCTGAATAAAACCGGGAATGATGTTGTACTTCAGTATTTCAGCCTGGGCACAAACCTGCCTGTACAGTTTAAGAACAGGAAAGATGCCATCATCTTCAGCCCGTATTTTGAAAAGTGGTGGTCAAAAATAAACAGCAATACCCAACAGCGTTATTCCGGTATTGCGCTGCCGGTCTCTTTAATAAAATCCATCCCCGGTTCCCGGTGGGGAGTTTTGCTCAGTGTGATCGCCCGGATGAATGACAGCAGCATCAGTAACAAAACGGGTATGCAGATCGGGGGAGCCTTTATTGTGAACTATAAGCGAAACGAGAACCTTACCTGGAAACTGGGCACCTATGTCAACAATGAATTATTTGGCGTATTTGTAATGCCGCTGGCCGGTATCGACTGGAAAATAAACAGCCGGAGCAACCTGTTTGGAGTATTGCCCGGCAACCTTACCTATGAACACAAGATAAACGATCATTTTATTACGGAGCCTGCTTCAGGGCCATCACAAATTCGTATGGGAAGAAAACCGGCTACTGGCGCATTGACGAGAACCAGTTGGGATTTTACCTGGATACGTACCTAAGCAAGAACCTTGTACTGAATATGGAGGGCGGTCATTCCTTATTCCGGAAGATACGAACAGGAGAAAAAAAGGTGTCAAAAATTGATGCAGCCGTGAATGATAATTTATACTTCAGGTTATCTTTTGCGTACCGGGTCCGGTTCACAAAAAGATGAGCAGGCCTACCCTCTTTGTTTCATTGTCTCATACAGGATGATACCCGCGGCCACCGATACATTCAGTGAATCAAAATCACCCGTCATCGGGATCCGGAACTTCTCATCACATATTTTTAACAGCGCCGGGTAGATCCCTTTTTCCTCCCCGCCCATTACGATGGCGCAGGGTTCCTTCATATCCAGTTCAAAGACTTTCCTGGCTGCCTTCATCTCACTGGCAAAAACCCTGATGCCGTTCATGTGCAGGTCATCCACGGCCTTCATCAGGCTGTTAACACGGCAAACGGCAATCTTTTCCAATGCCCCGGCCGATGTAAGCACGGCATCTTCATTCAGCGCACCTACTCCTTTATCGGGTATGATGATGGCATGCACGCCAAAACACCAGGCGCTTCTTGCGATGCCGCCGATGTTCCGGATATCTGTTACGCCGTCCAGTATCAAAAACAACGGCGTTTCCCCTTTATCCACCACGAATGAAATGACATCCTGCAGGTCCTGGTACTGCACTTTGGCGATCAGGGCCACACAACCTTCGTGGTTGCTTACATTAAAATTGTTCAGCTTCTCAACCGGCACTTTATTGATGGGGGTCTGGGTATGTTCTGCCAGTTTTTTTATTTCATCAATCCCTTCTCCATGCACCGTGCTTTGCAGGTATATGCGCTCCAGGTGCTTGCCGGTCTGCATGGCTTCCATAACGGCTTTGCGGCCCACAAGGAGCGAACTTTTTTTGGGCCGGTGATGTTGCTGGCGGAAATTTTTCACGGTTCAAATGTAGGTTTAAATCAAATAAAAAACCCTCTCTGTACGGAGAGGGTCTGGGTGTAAGCAATTAGTCTATTTTAATCCGAATACTTTCTTTACATCCTTCACGGCATCCAGTTTCTCCCAGGTGAATAATTCCACTTTCTTTTTAATGGTCTTGCCGTCGGGGGAAGTGAATGTTTTTTCAACGATCTTATTGGTACGTCCCATGTGGCCGTAGGCTGCTGTTTCGCTGTACATGGGGTTACGCAGTTTTAAGCGTTTTTCAATAAAGTACGGGCGCATGTCGAAGCAGGGCATCTGCATCACTTTTTCAGCAATTTCCCCGTCGCTCATTTTTACTTTAGAAGTGCCGTACGTTACTACGTTGATCGCAGTAGGCTGTGCCACCCCAATGGCATAAGAAACCTGTACAAGCACTTCATCGCATAAACCGGCAGCTACCAGGTTCTTTGCGATATGGCGTGTTGCATAGGCAGCGCTGCGGTCAACCTTGCTGGGGTCCTTACCACTGAAAGCGCCACCGCCGTGTGCACCTTTACCGCCATACGTATCCACAATGATCTTACGGCCGGTCAGACCGGTATCTCCGTGCGGGCCACCGATCACAAACTTACCGGTTGGGTTGATGTGGTATTTTATCTTGTTATTAAAAAGATGATTGTATTTTGGATACTTTGCTTTTACCCTTGGTATCACAATATTGATGATGTCCTTCTTGATCTTAGCCAGCATTTTATCATCGGAATCAAAATCATCGTGCTGCGTTGAAATGACAATGGCATCGATCCGCACGGGCCTGTTGTTGTCATCATATTCCAGGGTAACCTGGCTTTTTGCATCCGGGCGAAGGTATTTTATCTGCTTGTTCTCCCTGCGTATGGCAGCCATTTCAATCAAAATAAAATGGGCCAGGTCCAGTGCCAGCGGCATGTAGTTATCGGTTTCGTTGGTGGCATAGCCAAACATCATTCCCTGGTCGCCGGCGCCCTGTTCTTCTTTTTTCTTACGGTCAACACCCTGGTTGATGTCGGATGACTGCTCATGGATCGCTGATAAGATGCCGCATGAATTTGCTTCAAACATATAATCGCTCACGGTGTAGCCGATCTGGCGGATCACTTTACGGGCGATCTCCTGCACATCCAGGTATGCCTTGCTCTTCACCTCGCCGGCCAGAATGACCTGGCCGGTGGTAACCAGCGTTTCGCAGGCTACTTTGCTGTTGGGGTCAAAGGCTAAAAAGTTATCAATCAATGCATCACTGATCTGGTCTGCAACTTTATCGGGGTGTCCTTCGCTGACAGACTCGGAAGTAAATAAATATGGCATGTTATTTTTTTAAGATGGCAAAGATAAGGTTGTGCCGGTTAAACAACAAAGTCTGCAGGGCATTCTGCAGACTTTATTAATTCACATACTGTGTATTGTTTAAAGCTTTGAATAAATGATCCGTAGCCTCAGTTTATAATTGGGGTTGCTTCCGCTTCCGATCCGCACCCTTCCATAAGCAATATTGTTGCTGAAGGGGATGTACGACGAAGTTGAATACTGTCCATAATGCAGGTTATAAGGCGCATACAGCCGCATGCCGTAATTGGGCGTGTGCTGGGTTACCAGTCGCTGTATATACCGGGAGATATTGAAATTATAATGACTGATCTGCATCCCAAAGGGGTCGTATTTGGTTCGTTTAAATCCGCCAAAATAATTAAAGTCGATGGTTCCCGGGAAATAAGGGAATAATATAGGGGTCCTGTAATCGGGGTCATAGATCGTAGTGGTGTTCAGGTCAAAATAAACCGGTTTCCACTTTGGATCCACGGTTGAATCCCGGAGGTCTAAATACAGGAAATTGGGCACCGAAAGTTTTTCATCAAGCATCGGGTCGGTTGGTATTTGTTCTACGATCAGCTCCGCCCGGTGAACGATGCGGTTTGATAAACCAGGCAAACCCGGTATGCTGAGATTGACATACGTGCCGGGAGCGGTCTGAAGATAGTGCTCTCCTGCCAACGGTGTCATAACGGGGTATCCAGACCGGTTCCTTACAATATTACAAACGGAGTTGGAAGGAGGATAGGTCCCGATCAGGTTGCTGTTGAACCGCAATGAAGTATATACCGTATCCAGCTTTCCATTGTTCTTCCTCCGATAGTGTATTTCCAGTTTGGTAGCGGTATCTGCCAGGTTAACATACATCAGCCCGTTTCCATTGCTTGCCAGAACGGCAAGGCCATTATAAAAACGCTTATACAGGGAATCTGAATAAAAGGCATTGTTGATGCTGTTTGCCTGGGTGCTGTCGCGGTTATATAACTGCAGTGCCCAGTTCTGGTCAAGTTTTATTCTTACCTGGTAGTTGACCGAATCTCTCCGGTTGGTGAATTTTACATAATTGCCCAGTTTGCGAACGTCGATATCGGCGGTACCAAGTGTGGGACCACCATATACCGGTTGATAATTGGTTGGATTGTCCTTATACACAGAATCCCTGAAATAGGGTTCGTTCACTTCTTTCACTTCCAGGTGAATGGGCAGGGTACTGTCGCCCCAGAAACCTTTATACTTCAGGCAAAGTACAATGGAATCAAGCCCGGCGCCAAAACCATTTAGTGTGTCTTTTACATCACCGATATAGTAAGGGAAAAAGGGCGGCTTCAGTTGCATGAATGAATTTGCTGTGGTGGTGCCAAATAACGGATCGAACGTGATGCTGCCCAATGCATAGTCTTCTGTACGGAAAATATAGGTGGAGTCCAGGAATACGCCCTGGGTGGAATTGACCGTGAGAATGGTATCGAATGTGTTGACATTATCAACCGCCGGTAAAAGGTCGCTGCCGATCCGGGTGGTGTCAAACTTTGTACAGTTCCAGTTTAAGAAAGATATAAGAACCGCTGCTGTGAGCGCAATGAATAGAATACGTTTTTGCACCATACTGATTAAATGAAATCTGTGTTAGTTTTTCTATTTGGCAAGGTCGGTATACAATTGTAAATAGTCTGTTAAATCACTTTCTGCATCGTACCTGATCACTTTCTTGCCTTTCACTTTTGAAAACTGCTCAACCAGTTTTTTATCCACTTTATCAGCGCCAAATGTGATGGCGTCTGCATACGTAGCCCCTCCCCTGAACATGGCCAGGTTGTTGGCATCTTTAAAGGGTTCCAGTTCTTTTTTGTGATGTGGTCGTTTATAGTTGCCAGCTTCAGGAAATCGGCACCCAGTTTTTCTTTAAATGTCTGCTGGCCGATGGTATAAACGATCTTGCTGTTGCTGAAAACAGGTTCCTTCTTATACGCATTCTTAATGAACATCGGGATCAGTCCCGTCATCCAGCCGCTGCAATGGATGATGTCGGGCGGCCATCCGAATTTTTTTACAGTTTCCAGTGCCCCTTTGCAGAACAAGACCGTACGCAGCCCGTTGTCCTCGAACCAGCTCTCCTTTTCATCATGAAAAATGGATTTTCTTTTGAAGAAATCCTCGTTGTCCAAAAAGTAGATCTGCAACCGGGCATTGGGCAGTGAGGCCACTTTAATGACCAGGGGATAATCGTCATTATCGATGGTGACATTGATGCCCGATAAGCGGACAACCTCATGCAACCGGTGCCTCCTTTCATTGATCACACCAAACCGGGGCATAATACAACGAACTTCCATACCGCTGTCATTCGCCTTTATTGCCAGCTTGTTCACTATTTCCGCAAAATCTGTCAACTCCAGGTAGGGCGACATCTCGTTGGCAATAAATAAAATCCTTTTCTTTGTTGACATTTGTACTTAGTTTGTTGCAGTATTTAGTTTAAAGGGAGTGCAAAAGTACTGTATTTTTTTGGGAAATTGAGATTGAACAAGCATTTGAAGCCTAATTAACCAGACAATGATCGTTTTTAAGAAAGCAGCCGATATTGGCAGATTCCTGCACCAGGCAAGTGAAAAAGGCAGAAAAACGGGCTTTGTGCCTACCATGGGTGCCTTGCACCAGGGCCATATCTCGCTGATCGGAACTGCAAAAAGTTCCGGCAACCTGGTGATAAGCAGCATTTTTGTAAACCCTACCCAGTTCAACGATGTTAAAGACTTTCAAAACTATCCTTCCACCATTGAAAAAGACATTGACCAGTTGGAAAATGCCGGATGCGATGTATTGTTCCTTCCATCGGTTGACGAAATGTACCCGGATGGATTAATGAACAAAGCCCCCTATGAACTTGGCTACTTAGAAACCGTACTGGAAGGAAAATACCGTCCCGGTCATTTCCAGGGAGTATGCCAGGTGGTACACCGCTTACTGAGCATCATACCTGCCGACTTCTTGTATCTTGGCCAGAAAGATTTTCAGCAATGCATGGTACTAAAAAAGATGATGGAAGGGAAAGGGCTCAAAACAACCGTCATCATCTGCCCCACCCTCCGGGAAGCAGACGGGCTTGCCATGAGCAGCCGCAACATGCGGCTTAATGAAACGGCCCGGGCAAAGGCCGTGGAAATATTCAAAACCCTTTCACACATCAAGAACGAAGTAAAGCCCGGCAACCTGGTGGAATTAAAGAATGATGCGGCCCGGCATTTGAATAAGGCCGGCTTCCGGACAGATTACGTGGAGATCGCCGATGCAGAAACCCTGGAACTGAAAGACCACTGGGATGGGAGAACGAAACTGGTTGCCTTATGTGCCGCCTTCATGGGTGATGTACGGCTCATCGATAATATGCTGCTTTGACCGTATACCTGTGTGGTAACCTAGTATTAAATTTATCTGCAGAAATTTTTCAAAGCCATTCCTTCGTAATTTGTCACCGATTATGCGTAAACCGTTATTCGCCATTTTGCAGTATGTCATTTTCCTGGGTGCCGGTATCTTCCTGGTATGGTGGAGCATTCACAAACTATCCGACAAGGATTACGCAGAATTCATCATGGCTTTAAAAACGGCAAACTATTACCTGCTCATCCCGGTTTTTTTTATCCTGATCGCCAGCCATCTCAGCCGGGCCATCCGCTGGAAGATATTGATGAGGTCAATGGGCTATAATCCTAAAATAAGCAATACCTTCTGTGCGGTGATGATCGGCTACCTGGCAAACTTTGCCTTTCCCCGACTGGGCGAGGTCTTAAAATGCACCATCCTGGGCAAATATGAAAAAGTACCCGCAGATAAACTGGTAGGTACCATCCTTGTTGAAAGGGCCGTTGACCTTGTATCGTTCTTTATCATCATCGTTATCTCGCTGCTTACGCAGGCCGACGTGGTGGGCGAATATGCCATTAATATCTTTAAACGGTACATCCTTTCAAAAGATACCGGTACCACCCTGTTCAAACTGGCACTGGTGATCTTTATCATCACCGGCTTCTTCATCATCTTAAAATACCTGGTGAGAAAATACCCCGGCAGCAAACCCATTCAGAAAATCAGAGGCATTGTCAAGGGCATCATTGAAGGGTTACTTACCCTGAAGAACGTGAAGAACAAAGGCCGTTTCATCCTGCACAGTTTTTTTATATGGGGCTGTTACCTCGGCGGGACCTATCTTGGTTTTTTTGCCATTGCAGAAACCAGCGGCCTCCCGGTCCTTTCGGCATTCCCCGTACTGGCATTTGGTACGGTTGCCACGATCGTTACACCCGGCGGCATCGGCCTGTACCCGGTATTTTTAATGGAAGCCATGAAGCTGTACAGCATACCCGAAAGCTATGGTACGGCAAACGGCTGGCTGCAATGGTCGGCACAGTTCCTGATCGTACTCGTGGTGGGTTTTTTATGTTTGTTAATTTTGCCTTACATAAACAAAACAAAGAATGAGATCAGTAAGCAGCATACCCAACAAGATATTTAACCTTGATGACCTGATGCACCAGGTAAGGCGCTGGCGGCTGCACAACAAAAAGATCGTGTTCACCAACGGGGTGTTTGATATCCTGCACGAAGGGCATATTGCTTCATTGAGTGAAGCCGCTTCGTACGGCCATGTACTGATCGTTGGCGTGAATACCGATGCTTCGGTGAAAAGATTAAAGGGAGAAAGCCGGCCGGTGAACAGTGAAAATTCAAGGGCCCTGATACTGGCGTCACTGGTGATGACAGATGCCATCATCCTTTTTGAGGAGGACACGCCGCTGAATCTGATTTCAGCCGTATTGCCCGATGTATTGGTGAAAGGCGGGGATTATACCATCGGCCAGGTCGTGGGTGCCAACGAAGTGATGGCCAATGGCGGTGAAGTGAAGATCGTTCCCATACTGGAAGGATTTTCCACCACGTCCATCATTCAGAAGATGAGGGATACCAAATAGCGTATCAATAAACTTCACAGAAATTTAATACGCATTTAAAGTGTTGTTCATTTACATGCCTTTAATTTCGTTTCACTAACCAGTAAACAAGCTTGCAG from Chitinophagaceae bacterium encodes the following:
- a CDS encoding CPBP family intramembrane metalloprotease, giving the protein MNSTVTLLVFTLCFGMAFLAAWISIREKSNRLFNSDGEPASSSVKLLGAHIAGIFWLGLVPLFLFTQTAIPLLTGAEFPDMYWLVSFSVVFVLIALAGNRSGRQVHLRYQNSNLLTGKFVNLYFPVRILFLASYEFFFRGILLFDLNSSLGIYPAILISTGLTVLIHVFHDRREMWGCLPFGIILGALCISIHAVWPAIVLHITLSMFYEIPPVTRFFSQLKPTK
- a CDS encoding SDR family NAD(P)-dependent oxidoreductase, which produces MKILVTGATGYVGHNLAKKLAERGDQVHVLVRNTASANIPVHENIRVFAGDITDRQSINAAIRGCEQVYHTAALVKIFAKERSLFEKVNVEGTKNVLSEALENGVEKFLFTSSCGVIGPSLGTPMSENDPRIVSFDNDYEFTKFLAENVVKEFAQKGLFSVIVALSKVYGPGIETHPFSVNTVINKFIKGMPALIPRPGELATNYCYINDVVEGHLLAMSNGTSGEKYILGGENISYTDLFQKIRSLSGTKARIIQTPQFFVQVWGAMQWVQFKLTNKEPFVTNKSIRTIFCNKTFTSEKAIQHLGYRLTPIEEGLQQTIQFLKNNHHA
- a CDS encoding SDR family NAD(P)-dependent oxidoreductase yields the protein MPNSNYCLITGASEGFGKALALECASRKMNLVLVALPGPELHSLAGFIKRNFQVDVVIIEKDLTVEENCISVFKQVEERRLPVNMLINNAGVGSTMMFSEGSIDFYQKQIKLNAVATTLLTHLFLDTLKQNGPSYILNVGSLSSFFFLAKKQVYGATKSFIYFFSKSLRRELQADNVHVSVVCPGGMKTNASVIMVIRSCNWIGRQSFMNPEDVARIAIDGLLKKKEEIIPGRVNQAFLLFNKLLPGFIKKMLTNYQMRKLRAVPKTEPEQPASQQPIVQKKIKMHLQSVDLPQN
- the rlmB gene encoding 23S rRNA (guanosine(2251)-2'-O)-methyltransferase RlmB, coding for MKNFRQQHHRPKKSSLLVGRKAVMEAMQTGKHLERIYLQSTVHGEGIDEIKKLAEHTQTPINKVPVEKLNNFNVSNHEGCVALIAKVQYQDLQDVISFVVDKGETPLFLILDGVTDIRNIGGIARSAWCFGVHAIIIPDKGVGALNEDAVLTSAGALEKIAVCRVNSLMKAVDDLHMNGIRVFASEMKAARKVFELDMKEPCAIVMGGEEKGIYPALLKICDEKFRIPMTGDFDSLNVSVAAGIILYETMKQRG
- a CDS encoding methionine adenosyltransferase, with the protein product MPYLFTSESVSEGHPDKVADQISDALIDNFLAFDPNSKVACETLVTTGQVILAGEVKSKAYLDVQEIARKVIRQIGYTVSDYMFEANSCGILSAIHEQSSDINQGVDRKKKEEQGAGDQGMMFGYATNETDNYMPLALDLAHFILIEMAAIRRENKQIKYLRPDAKSQVTLEYDDNNRPVRIDAIVISTQHDDFDSDDKMLAKIKKDIINIVIPRVKAKYPKYNHLFNNKIKYHINPTGKFVIGGPHGDTGLTGRKIIVDTYGGKGAHGGGAFSGKDPSKVDRSAAYATRHIAKNLVAAGLCDEVLVQVSYAIGVAQPTAINVVTYGTSKVKMSDGEIAEKVMQMPCFDMRPYFIEKRLKLRNPMYSETAAYGHMGRTNKIVEKTFTSPDGKTIKKKVELFTWEKLDAVKDVKKVFGLK
- a CDS encoding DUF4270 family protein, whose protein sequence is MVQKRILFIALTAAVLISFLNWNCTKFDTTRIGSDLLPAVDNVNTFDTILTVNSTQGVFLDSTYIFRTEDYALGSITFDPLFGTTTANSFMQLKPPFFPYYIGDVKDTLNGFGAGLDSIVLCLKYKGFWGDSTLPIHLEVKEVNEPYFRDSVYKDNPTNYQPVYGGPTLGTADIDVRKLGNYVKFTNRRDSVNYQVRIKLDQNWALQLYNRDSTQANSINNAFYSDSLYKRFYNGLAVLASNGNGLMYVNLADTATKLEIHYRRKNNGKLDTVYTSLRFNSNLIGTYPPSNSVCNIVRNRSGYPVMTPLAGEHYLQTAPGTYVNLSIPGLPGLSNRIVHRAELIVEQIPTDPMLDEKLSVPNFLYLDLRDSTVDPKWKPVYFDLNTTTIYDPDYRTPILFPYFPGTIDFNYFGGFKRTKYDPFGMQISHYNFNISRYIQRLVTQHTPNYGMRLYAPYNLHYGQYSTSSYIPFSNNIAYGRVRIGSGSNPNYKLRLRIIYSKL
- a CDS encoding pantoate--beta-alanine ligase; this translates as MIVFKKAADIGRFLHQASEKGRKTGFVPTMGALHQGHISLIGTAKSSGNLVISSIFVNPTQFNDVKDFQNYPSTIEKDIDQLENAGCDVLFLPSVDEMYPDGLMNKAPYELGYLETVLEGKYRPGHFQGVCQVVHRLLSIIPADFLYLGQKDFQQCMVLKKMMEGKGLKTTVIICPTLREADGLAMSSRNMRLNETARAKAVEIFKTLSHIKNEVKPGNLVELKNDAARHLNKAGFRTDYVEIADAETLELKDHWDGRTKLVALCAAFMGDVRLIDNMLL
- a CDS encoding flippase-like domain-containing protein, with amino-acid sequence MRKPLFAILQYVIFLGAGIFLVWWSIHKLSDKDYAEFIMALKTANYYLLIPVFFILIASHLSRAIRWKILMRSMGYNPKISNTFCAVMIGYLANFAFPRLGEVLKCTILGKYEKVPADKLVGTILVERAVDLVSFFIIIVISLLTQADVVGEYAINIFKRYILSKDTGTTLFKLALVIFIITGFFIILKYLVRKYPGSKPIQKIRGIVKGIIEGLLTLKNVKNKGRFILHSFFIWGCYLGGTYLGFFAIAETSGLPVLSAFPVLAFGTVATIVTPGGIGLYPVFLMEAMKLYSIPESYGTANGWLQWSAQFLIVLVVGFLCLLILPYINKTKNEISKQHTQQDI
- the rfaE2 gene encoding D-glycero-beta-D-manno-heptose 1-phosphate adenylyltransferase, translated to MRSVSSIPNKIFNLDDLMHQVRRWRLHNKKIVFTNGVFDILHEGHIASLSEAASYGHVLIVGVNTDASVKRLKGESRPVNSENSRALILASLVMTDAIILFEEDTPLNLISAVLPDVLVKGGDYTIGQVVGANEVMANGGEVKIVPILEGFSTTSIIQKMRDTK